A genomic stretch from Paludisphaera rhizosphaerae includes:
- a CDS encoding efflux RND transporter permease subunit, with protein MAPITLNRTNADGVKPVIEGVVEWSIRNRFLVIIAAIAVGVAGLRALATTPVDAVPDQSENQVVVFTDWMGRSPQEIEDQITYPLTTKLQGLAGVKVVRSSSEFNFSMINIIFDDSVEYYFARERVLERLATVAPDMPQGVTPYMAPDATAVGQIFWYTVEGDGVGLDELRAIQDWYVRYQLNAVPGVAEVASVGGAPREYQVDLDPSKLRAFGVSLGEVYSAVQRSNSAVGGRVIHKGNAEYLIRSVGWLRGVDDLKRTVVAQRNGTPIYLETIASVQTGPGFKRSVLEKDGREVVGGVVMMRFGENPLEVTRQIKEKVAALSPGLPEGVRIVPFYDRTPLIEKALETVSDTVYEEIFISTVMIVLIMGHLGGAFIVSLTLPLAILTSFLMMKIFGVPSNIMSLAGIAISVGILEDQAVVMTENAAHHLTRRFGDQPVRGDALDVIIPACRTVGRPIFFSVLITILSFLPVFALTGRSGKMFHPLAWTKTFALIGVAVLAVTLVPALIPIFLRGRIKSEDDSWLVRTMITIFKPMLSWLMDRTTLVCWLFVCILGLGWLAAGRLGSEFMPPLDEGSILDMPTSVPRMSVAQATEDLKARNAVLRGFPEVAQVVGKAGRAETATDPSPLDMVETIINLHDKDLWTKRKLLFEDALWQVEAARKAMERSADPTSSPLAGEDRSRSDQMRGTTAAGLESDGRSETNADPPSSGPAGHLPPRGGKAVVVVDANDAAMHVVSRVDSTLRILAARRIQEHRPAMLRAAAGEAVDAILERAGRTTRALTSNERDELSKALADRFGERLADGPAVEDVVMIADAATARLIAMGVLPAAPDLLSAPPALWDRARDLTASALGGRAKSAYERIAERVAAARDASLKARIKDLNWELFDRAVETATEAAIDALAGEKPPTAEQRSSLIASLSKPFADRLFLWKKTKQDLVDEMDTALQVPGWGNIFTQPIINRIEMLATGVRTPVGVKVFGDDLDEIQRVSGQVADALRSVRGAGGVVADQIVGKGYVEIDIDREKAARYGVQVGDVQDVVEVAMGGRPLTTTVEGRRRFPVRVRYARDFRADEEALKNILVTSRGATGEASAGMGMPDGDAKPGAAAAPVPVPLSQVATVKIVEGPSMIKSENGLLRSYVQLTVTGRDEVGFVEEARRVVAEKVKLPKGMYLEWSGQFENELKTRRTLQVVFPAVLVVIVLILYITYKSWIDAALMMTSVLGALAGGAMFQWLFGFNFSVAVWVGYIACFGMATETGIVMLVYLREALEERGGLEAITSVDQLKEAILEGAIHRLRPKLLTEGTTIISIAPMLWASGVGAEVIRPMAAPVLGGLLIADEVIDVFLPVLYFTMKKWQWRRLHGLGPLDTAREA; from the coding sequence ATGGCACCCATCACGCTCAATCGGACTAATGCGGACGGAGTCAAGCCGGTGATCGAAGGCGTCGTCGAGTGGTCCATCCGCAACCGGTTCCTCGTCATCATCGCGGCGATCGCGGTGGGGGTGGCGGGGCTGCGCGCCCTGGCGACGACGCCGGTGGACGCGGTGCCGGACCAGTCGGAAAACCAGGTCGTGGTCTTCACCGACTGGATGGGCCGCAGCCCCCAGGAGATCGAGGACCAGATCACCTACCCCCTGACGACGAAGCTCCAGGGGTTGGCCGGCGTGAAGGTGGTGCGGTCGTCGAGCGAGTTCAACTTCTCGATGATCAATATCATCTTCGACGACTCGGTCGAATATTACTTCGCCCGCGAACGCGTGCTGGAAAGGCTGGCGACCGTCGCCCCGGACATGCCCCAGGGGGTGACGCCCTACATGGCGCCGGACGCCACCGCCGTCGGCCAGATCTTCTGGTACACCGTCGAGGGGGACGGCGTCGGCCTGGACGAACTTCGGGCCATCCAGGACTGGTACGTCCGCTACCAGCTCAACGCGGTGCCGGGCGTGGCCGAGGTCGCCTCCGTCGGCGGAGCCCCGCGCGAGTATCAGGTCGACCTGGACCCCAGCAAGCTGCGGGCCTTCGGCGTCTCGCTGGGCGAGGTCTACTCGGCCGTCCAGCGTTCCAACTCGGCGGTCGGCGGGCGCGTCATCCACAAGGGGAACGCGGAGTACCTGATCCGATCCGTCGGCTGGCTCCGGGGCGTCGACGACCTCAAACGCACCGTGGTCGCCCAGCGCAACGGGACGCCCATCTACCTGGAGACGATCGCCTCCGTCCAGACCGGCCCCGGCTTCAAGCGGAGCGTCCTGGAGAAGGACGGTCGAGAGGTGGTCGGCGGCGTGGTGATGATGCGGTTCGGCGAGAACCCGCTGGAGGTCACCCGCCAGATCAAGGAGAAGGTCGCCGCCCTCTCGCCGGGGCTCCCCGAAGGCGTGCGCATCGTCCCCTTCTACGACCGCACGCCGCTGATCGAGAAGGCGCTCGAGACGGTGTCGGACACGGTGTACGAGGAGATCTTCATATCCACGGTCATGATCGTCCTGATCATGGGTCATCTCGGCGGTGCGTTCATCGTCTCGCTGACGTTGCCGCTGGCGATCCTGACCAGCTTCCTGATGATGAAGATCTTCGGCGTCCCCTCCAACATCATGAGCCTGGCGGGGATCGCCATCTCGGTCGGCATCCTGGAGGACCAGGCCGTCGTCATGACGGAGAACGCCGCGCACCATCTGACGCGACGGTTCGGCGACCAGCCGGTGCGCGGAGACGCCCTGGACGTCATCATCCCCGCCTGCCGCACCGTCGGCCGGCCGATCTTCTTCTCGGTGCTCATCACGATCCTGTCGTTCCTGCCGGTCTTCGCCCTGACGGGACGGTCAGGCAAGATGTTTCACCCGCTGGCCTGGACCAAGACGTTCGCCCTGATCGGCGTGGCCGTGCTGGCCGTGACCCTGGTCCCCGCGCTCATCCCCATCTTCCTGCGCGGGCGGATCAAGTCCGAGGACGACTCGTGGCTGGTCCGAACGATGATCACCATCTTCAAGCCGATGCTCTCCTGGCTGATGGACCGCACCACGCTGGTCTGCTGGCTGTTCGTCTGCATCCTCGGCCTGGGATGGCTGGCGGCCGGCCGCCTGGGGAGCGAATTCATGCCGCCGCTCGACGAGGGCTCGATCCTCGACATGCCCACCAGCGTGCCGCGGATGTCCGTCGCCCAGGCGACCGAAGACCTCAAAGCCCGCAACGCCGTGCTGCGCGGGTTCCCCGAAGTCGCCCAGGTCGTCGGCAAGGCCGGCCGCGCCGAGACCGCGACCGACCCCTCCCCACTCGACATGGTCGAGACCATCATCAACCTGCACGACAAGGACCTCTGGACCAAGCGCAAGCTTCTCTTCGAGGACGCCCTCTGGCAGGTGGAAGCCGCGCGCAAAGCGATGGAGCGATCGGCCGATCCGACGTCTTCCCCCCTCGCGGGGGAAGACAGATCGCGAAGCGATCAGATGAGGGGGACGACCGCCGCCGGACTCGAGTCTGACGGCCGCTCCGAAACCAACGCCGATCCCCCCTCATCCGGCCCTGCGGGCCACCTTCCCCCGCGAGGGGGGAAGGCCGTTGTGGTTGTGGACGCAAACGACGCGGCCATGCACGTCGTGTCACGCGTCGACTCGACCCTCAGAATCCTCGCCGCCCGGCGCATCCAGGAGCACCGCCCGGCCATGCTGCGAGCCGCGGCCGGCGAGGCCGTCGACGCGATCCTGGAACGAGCCGGCCGGACGACGCGTGCGCTCACATCAAATGAGCGCGACGAGTTGTCGAAGGCGCTGGCCGATCGCTTCGGCGAGCGCCTGGCGGACGGCCCGGCGGTAGAGGACGTGGTGATGATCGCCGACGCCGCGACCGCCCGCCTGATCGCCATGGGCGTCTTGCCCGCTGCCCCTGACCTGCTCTCCGCCCCCCCTGCCCTCTGGGACCGTGCCCGCGACCTGACGGCCTCGGCCCTCGGCGGTCGCGCGAAGTCGGCCTACGAGCGGATCGCCGAGCGAGTCGCTGCGGCCCGCGACGCCAGCCTGAAGGCTCGCATCAAGGACCTCAACTGGGAACTCTTCGACCGGGCCGTCGAGACTGCGACCGAGGCGGCGATCGACGCCCTCGCGGGCGAGAAGCCGCCCACAGCCGAGCAACGGTCATCCCTGATCGCCTCGCTCTCAAAACCCTTCGCCGACCGGCTGTTCCTCTGGAAGAAGACGAAGCAGGATCTGGTCGACGAGATGGACACGGCCCTGCAGGTGCCGGGATGGGGCAATATCTTCACCCAGCCGATCATCAACCGGATCGAGATGCTGGCGACGGGCGTCCGCACGCCGGTCGGCGTGAAGGTCTTCGGCGACGACCTCGACGAGATCCAGCGTGTGAGCGGGCAAGTCGCCGACGCGCTCCGGTCCGTCCGGGGCGCGGGGGGCGTCGTCGCCGATCAGATCGTCGGCAAGGGATACGTGGAGATCGACATCGACCGCGAAAAGGCCGCACGCTACGGCGTGCAGGTGGGAGACGTGCAGGACGTGGTCGAGGTCGCCATGGGGGGCCGCCCTCTCACCACGACCGTCGAGGGCCGCCGCCGCTTTCCCGTCCGCGTCCGATACGCTCGCGACTTCCGCGCCGATGAGGAGGCTCTCAAGAACATCCTCGTCACCAGCCGAGGGGCGACCGGAGAAGCGTCGGCCGGCATGGGGATGCCCGACGGCGACGCGAAGCCCGGCGCGGCGGCGGCCCCCGTGCCGGTGCCGCTCTCGCAGGTGGCGACCGTGAAGATCGTCGAGGGCCCCTCGATGATCAAGAGCGAGAACGGCCTCCTGCGGTCGTACGTCCAGCTCACCGTCACAGGCCGCGACGAGGTCGGGTTCGTCGAGGAGGCCCGTCGCGTCGTCGCCGAGAAGGTCAAACTCCCCAAGGGGATGTACCTGGAATGGTCGGGCCAGTTCGAGAACGAGTTGAAGACCAGGCGCACGCTCCAGGTCGTCTTCCCGGCCGTGCTGGTGGTGATCGTCCTGATCCTGTACATCACCTACAAGAGCTGGATCGACGCCGCCCTGATGATGACGAGCGTCCTGGGGGCGCTCGCCGGCGGGGCGATGTTCCAGTGGCTCTTCGGCTTCAACTTCTCCGTCGCCGTCTGGGTCGGATACATCGCCTGCTTCGGGATGGCCACGGAGACGGGTATCGTCATGCTCGTCTATTTGCGCGAGGCCCTGGAAGAGCGCGGCGGGCTGGAAGCGATCACGTCCGTCGACCAGTTGAAGGAAGCGATCCTCGAAGGCGCCATCCACCGGCTGCGTCCCAAGCTGCTGACCGAAGGGACCACGATCATCTCAATCGCCCCGATGCTCTGGGCCAGCGGCGTCGGCGCCGAGGTCATCCGCCCGATGGCCGCTCCCGTCCTCGGCGGCCTCCTGATCGCCGACGAGGTCATCGACGTCTTCCTCCCCGTGCTCTACTTCACCATGAAGAAATGGCAGTGGAGACGCCTTCATGGTTTGGGGCCGCTGGATACGGCGCGGGAGGCGTGA
- a CDS encoding HEAT repeat domain-containing protein: protein MDQAHAILRLSSNDRKVAVQAAFDLAHMGGVEAVPDLLRLLSTLPPAGAEALHKLGAFAYALGELKVQAAKPRLIELIRDPRTKGHRGSFLYAMLDLDCRDDYDFLYELVFDDYFEVRAKAVMILNGIIPLQDVEKLVASRDDLLERLEGVPLDDERSIHLCSLVDLLDAELEDWAQ, encoded by the coding sequence ATGGACCAAGCACACGCCATCCTGCGGCTGAGCTCGAACGACCGAAAGGTCGCCGTTCAGGCGGCGTTCGATCTTGCCCACATGGGGGGCGTCGAGGCCGTGCCGGACCTGTTGCGCCTCCTGTCCACGCTCCCCCCGGCGGGAGCCGAGGCTCTGCATAAACTTGGCGCGTTCGCTTACGCCCTGGGAGAGCTGAAAGTCCAGGCGGCCAAACCGAGGCTTATCGAGTTAATCCGGGACCCGAGGACGAAGGGCCATCGCGGCAGCTTCCTCTACGCGATGCTCGATCTGGATTGCCGCGACGACTATGACTTCCTCTACGAACTGGTCTTCGACGACTACTTCGAGGTTCGCGCGAAGGCCGTCATGATCCTTAATGGGATCATCCCTCTTCAGGATGTCGAGAAACTGGTCGCGAGTCGGGACGACCTGCTTGAGAGGCTCGAAGGCGTGCCGCTCGATGACGAGAGGTCGATTCATCTCTGCTCTCTCGTCGACCTGCTCGATGCGGAACTGGAGGATTGGGCTCAATAG
- a CDS encoding efflux RND transporter periplasmic adaptor subunit: protein MSSADQPLTRWRKFRMVMKVVELRLRFVALMAATALTFAYWDTLGNYYEKWTRPTGPTIAATADHEFYCPMHPTVVQPTAGSCPICGMPLSKRVKGAETPLPAGVLSRLTLAPDRIAQAGVKTVAASYVPLTETVATVGTVEIDERRLRRIASRTKGLARVEKLHVDFTGVRVEAGQPLAEVYSPELYQAMQEMLLHQRTAQASPAGNRVLGDPQNLVRLAADKLKLWGITQEQIDRILKDGKADYRLPILSPIGGVVVRKGVVEGDYVAEGQALFEVADLSHIWVKAQVYENQFALVREGQAVHATVEAYPGEVFSGRVAFIDPVLNPQTRTAVVRYDLDNPNLRLKPGMFASVTLETPIADAPAFRERIARANAGAAKLHKAVLTAEEQEKCLVTDAKLGSMGDPLPVEVDGRKLWICCASCESKIKTTPARYLARLEAVPVDAVLAVPESAVIDAGSRKVVYIEAEPGVFEGREVVLGPISNSRYPVLEGLKPGDRVAASGAFLIDAETRLNPRAAGQPSTPAPRSAATNSTTRR, encoded by the coding sequence ATGTCCTCCGCCGACCAACCGCTGACGCGCTGGCGGAAGTTTCGGATGGTGATGAAGGTCGTCGAGCTTCGGCTGCGGTTCGTGGCCTTGATGGCGGCGACGGCGCTCACGTTCGCCTACTGGGACACGCTCGGCAACTACTACGAGAAATGGACGCGACCGACCGGCCCGACGATCGCCGCGACGGCCGACCACGAGTTTTACTGCCCGATGCACCCCACGGTCGTCCAGCCGACGGCCGGGTCGTGCCCGATCTGCGGGATGCCGCTCTCCAAGCGGGTGAAGGGGGCCGAGACGCCCCTGCCGGCCGGCGTGCTCTCCCGACTGACGCTGGCGCCGGACCGCATCGCCCAGGCCGGCGTGAAGACCGTGGCGGCCAGCTACGTCCCGCTGACGGAAACCGTGGCCACCGTGGGGACCGTCGAGATCGACGAACGCCGGCTGCGGCGGATCGCCTCCCGGACGAAGGGCCTGGCGCGGGTGGAGAAGCTCCATGTGGACTTCACCGGCGTCCGCGTCGAGGCCGGCCAGCCGCTGGCCGAGGTCTACAGCCCCGAACTCTATCAGGCCATGCAGGAGATGCTCCTGCACCAGCGCACCGCCCAGGCGAGCCCCGCAGGCAACCGCGTGCTGGGCGACCCGCAGAACCTCGTCCGCCTGGCCGCCGACAAGCTCAAGCTCTGGGGGATCACCCAGGAGCAGATCGACCGCATCCTCAAGGACGGCAAGGCCGATTACCGCCTGCCGATCCTCTCACCCATCGGCGGCGTGGTCGTCCGCAAGGGGGTCGTCGAGGGAGACTACGTCGCCGAAGGCCAGGCCCTGTTCGAGGTCGCCGACCTCTCCCACATCTGGGTCAAGGCGCAGGTGTATGAGAACCAGTTCGCCCTCGTCCGCGAGGGCCAGGCCGTGCACGCGACGGTCGAGGCCTATCCCGGCGAGGTCTTCTCCGGCCGGGTCGCGTTCATCGACCCCGTGCTCAACCCGCAGACCCGCACGGCCGTCGTCCGCTACGACCTGGACAACCCGAACCTCCGCCTGAAGCCCGGGATGTTCGCCTCGGTGACGCTGGAGACCCCCATCGCCGACGCCCCGGCCTTCCGCGAGCGGATCGCCCGCGCCAACGCCGGCGCGGCGAAGCTCCACAAGGCCGTGCTGACGGCCGAGGAGCAGGAGAAGTGCCTGGTCACCGACGCCAAGCTGGGCTCGATGGGCGACCCGCTCCCCGTGGAAGTCGACGGCCGCAAGCTCTGGATCTGCTGCGCCAGTTGCGAATCCAAGATCAAGACGACCCCCGCCAGGTACCTCGCCCGCCTGGAGGCCGTCCCGGTCGACGCCGTGCTGGCCGTCCCCGAATCCGCCGTGATCGACGCCGGTTCGCGGAAAGTCGTCTACATCGAGGCCGAGCCGGGCGTCTTCGAAGGCCGCGAGGTGGTCCTCGGCCCGATCTCGAACAGCCGCTACCCCGTGCTGGAGGGCCTCAAGCCCGGCGACCGCGTCGCCGCATCCGGAGCCTTCCTCATCGACGCCGAAACCCGCCTCAACCCCCGCGCCGCCGGCCAGCCGAGCACCCCGGCGCCTCGGTCGGCGGCCACGAACTCGACGACTCGACGTTGA
- the asd gene encoding archaetidylserine decarboxylase (Phosphatidylserine decarboxylase is synthesized as a single chain precursor. Generation of the pyruvoyl active site from a Ser is coupled to cleavage of a Gly-Ser bond between the larger (beta) and smaller (alpha chains). It is an integral membrane protein.), protein MKTSEKLSAAGLSRRVSIRLEQFRQARRIHGGLRGLGTAVLGVKLSRLPIPSRRLRGRLFRDLYARMYPPGLNADEAERPLEDYPSFNALFTRALKREHRPIPDDGASLLSPCDGVVQDTGRVENGRLMTVKGIEYSVESLLGGLDPGPYEGGQFAIVFLSPIDCHRVFSPTDAVMEEAIHVPGARLLVHPPFQTAEYPVYTLNERVIFRLATSSGPCAVVMVAGWGVGNITLPLAPDFRTNGRRIESHRWPSPPEVRRGDWIATFELGSTVVLLASAALKATPLVSPNEKVRYGQPVFKLDPCAVAR, encoded by the coding sequence GTGAAGACTTCCGAGAAACTGTCGGCGGCTGGCCTCTCACGGCGCGTCTCCATCAGACTGGAACAGTTCCGCCAGGCCCGCCGGATCCACGGCGGCCTGCGAGGCCTCGGCACGGCCGTCCTCGGGGTTAAGCTCTCGCGCCTGCCGATCCCTTCGCGACGCCTTCGCGGGCGGCTCTTCCGCGACCTGTACGCTCGGATGTATCCCCCCGGGCTCAACGCCGACGAGGCCGAGCGGCCGCTGGAAGACTACCCGTCGTTCAACGCCCTCTTCACACGAGCGCTCAAGCGCGAGCACCGGCCCATCCCCGACGACGGAGCCAGCCTCCTGAGCCCCTGCGACGGCGTCGTCCAGGACACAGGACGCGTGGAAAACGGGCGGTTGATGACGGTCAAGGGGATCGAGTACAGCGTCGAGTCGCTGCTCGGCGGCCTGGATCCCGGGCCCTATGAGGGAGGCCAGTTCGCGATCGTCTTCCTCTCGCCCATCGACTGCCACCGCGTCTTCAGCCCGACCGACGCGGTCATGGAGGAAGCGATCCACGTCCCCGGCGCCCGTCTGCTCGTCCACCCCCCGTTCCAGACGGCCGAGTATCCCGTCTACACGTTGAACGAGCGCGTGATTTTCCGACTGGCCACGAGCTCGGGGCCGTGCGCCGTCGTCATGGTGGCCGGTTGGGGCGTGGGGAACATCACGCTCCCCCTGGCGCCGGACTTCCGGACGAACGGTCGACGGATCGAGTCGCATCGCTGGCCGTCGCCGCCCGAGGTCCGCCGAGGCGACTGGATCGCCACGTTCGAGCTGGGTTCGACGGTCGTCCTGTTGGCCTCGGCGGCGCTCAAAGCGACCCCCCTGGTCTCCCCGAACGAGAAGGTCCGCTATGGTCAGCCCGTCTTCAAACTCGATCCCTGCGCCGTCGCTCGATGA
- a CDS encoding GMC family oxidoreductase N-terminal domain-containing protein, with amino-acid sequence MDYDFDVIVVGGGAGGATFAYACAQAGKSVLVLERGGRHTVGTPHDEKAALIDKRPYDDREVEVNGKAKRLYMGGILGGGSSLYGAALIRPSEEDFYPGRYYGKRIPKSIWDWPISYADLEPHYTEVERLLGVAGCGDDDFGPLQKPAAGFPGEPLPLHPINERLISANRRRGLRPFQLPLAIDSSRCLRCSLCAGLPCPTGARGSSAQLLDSAQARGLALTVQTRVEVEKLAREPGTGATVVDVIDRNTGNRRRYRARRYALAAGAFASPLLLMRSGVEHSQLGRNYMMHICALVAGVYPKETDAESSFVKQVGFSDFYFGTKRYRHKMGLVQSLGVPGPLMTAKVSPFLPAPVRKFLRERILLMAGLIEDLPNPANRVGLESDGRGSLTHRYARYDRVRRKRLAPHIARILKRSGAIYCVAPRYSSHEHVAHQCGTMRFGKDPAHAVLDPDCRLFANPDVFAVDGGFMPTSLGVGPGLTIMANSLRVASKVVAEL; translated from the coding sequence TTGGACTACGATTTCGACGTCATCGTCGTGGGCGGAGGAGCAGGCGGCGCGACGTTCGCTTACGCCTGCGCCCAGGCCGGGAAGTCGGTCCTGGTCCTGGAGCGAGGCGGCCGTCACACGGTCGGGACGCCCCACGACGAGAAGGCCGCCCTGATCGACAAGAGGCCTTACGACGACCGCGAAGTCGAGGTCAACGGCAAGGCGAAACGGCTCTACATGGGAGGGATCCTCGGCGGCGGCTCCAGCCTCTACGGCGCGGCGCTGATTCGACCGAGCGAGGAGGACTTTTATCCCGGCCGCTACTACGGCAAGCGGATCCCCAAATCGATCTGGGACTGGCCGATCTCCTACGCCGACCTTGAGCCCCATTACACCGAGGTCGAGCGGCTGCTGGGCGTGGCGGGATGCGGCGACGACGACTTCGGGCCGCTGCAGAAGCCGGCCGCGGGCTTCCCGGGCGAGCCGCTTCCGCTGCACCCGATCAACGAGCGCCTGATCTCCGCCAACCGTCGCCGCGGGCTGCGTCCGTTCCAACTCCCGCTGGCGATCGACTCTTCACGATGCCTGCGATGCTCCCTCTGCGCGGGGCTCCCCTGCCCCACCGGAGCCCGCGGGTCGTCGGCCCAACTCCTCGACTCAGCCCAGGCGAGAGGCCTGGCGCTGACGGTCCAGACGCGGGTGGAGGTGGAGAAGCTGGCCCGCGAGCCGGGGACCGGCGCGACGGTCGTCGACGTGATCGACCGCAACACGGGGAATCGCCGGCGCTACAGGGCCCGTCGCTACGCCCTGGCCGCCGGCGCGTTCGCCTCGCCGCTGCTGCTGATGCGGTCGGGCGTCGAGCATTCCCAGCTCGGTCGCAATTACATGATGCACATCTGCGCGTTGGTCGCAGGCGTCTATCCCAAGGAGACGGACGCCGAGTCCTCGTTCGTCAAGCAGGTCGGCTTCTCGGACTTCTACTTCGGGACGAAGCGATATCGGCACAAGATGGGGTTGGTCCAATCACTGGGCGTCCCTGGCCCGTTGATGACGGCCAAGGTTTCACCGTTCCTCCCAGCACCCGTGCGGAAGTTCCTGCGGGAGCGGATCCTCCTCATGGCGGGACTCATCGAGGACCTGCCGAACCCCGCCAACCGCGTCGGCCTGGAATCGGACGGCCGGGGCTCGCTCACCCATCGCTACGCCCGCTACGATCGCGTCCGACGCAAGCGACTGGCCCCGCACATCGCGCGGATCTTGAAGCGCTCGGGCGCGATCTACTGCGTCGCACCACGGTATTCCTCTCACGAGCACGTGGCCCATCAGTGCGGGACGATGAGGTTCGGCAAGGACCCGGCCCACGCGGTCCTGGATCCGGACTGCCGGCTGTTCGCGAACCCCGACGTCTTCGCGGTCGACGGCGGATTCATGCCGACTTCGCTGGGGGTCGGTCCCGGGCTCACGATCATGGCGAACTCGTTGCGCGTGGCGTCGAAAGTGGTGGCCGAGCTGTGA
- a CDS encoding O-methyltransferase, which produces MMFQPKALTLIAGALLLGVPAMSQGQQAADPKNPQKPALAKDDGEKRIMETIVEARKGQRYANVSEADGRLMRQLVEALGAKRVVELGTSTGESGLYFSMALRKTGGKLYTYDIDPERSKVAKANFEKAGVMDLIVMTLGDAHETAPKNTDPIDVLFIDAEKPGYDAYLRELLPYVRPGGLILAHNMRQPAPNPKYIEAVTTNPDLDTSFVLMDGAGLGITLKKR; this is translated from the coding sequence ATGATGTTTCAACCCAAGGCCCTGACCCTGATCGCCGGGGCCCTGCTGCTGGGGGTGCCCGCCATGAGCCAGGGCCAGCAAGCGGCCGACCCAAAGAATCCGCAGAAGCCCGCCCTGGCCAAGGACGACGGCGAGAAGCGGATCATGGAGACGATCGTCGAGGCCCGCAAAGGCCAGCGCTACGCCAATGTTTCCGAGGCCGACGGCCGCCTGATGCGGCAGCTCGTGGAGGCCCTCGGCGCCAAGCGGGTCGTCGAGCTGGGCACCAGCACCGGCGAGTCCGGCCTGTACTTCTCGATGGCCCTGCGCAAGACGGGCGGCAAGCTCTACACCTACGACATCGACCCCGAGCGCTCGAAGGTCGCCAAGGCCAACTTTGAGAAGGCCGGCGTCATGGACCTGATCGTCATGACCCTGGGCGACGCCCACGAGACGGCCCCCAAGAACACCGACCCGATCGACGTCCTGTTCATCGACGCCGAGAAGCCCGGCTACGACGCCTACCTCCGCGAGCTGCTCCCCTACGTCCGCCCCGGCGGCCTGATCCTCGCCCACAACATGCGCCAGCCCGCCCCCAACCCGAAGTACATCGAAGCCGTCACCACCAACCCCGACCTCGACACCTCGTTCGTCCTGATGGACGGCGCGGGCCTGGGCATCACCCTGAAGAAGCGTTGA
- a CDS encoding NAD(P)-dependent oxidoreductase gives MNIALFGASGMIGRRILDEALERGHRVRAIVRDPSRLEDRPEGLTVEVGDILDPASVAEAASGCGAVVSAFGVRADQGPGAVARAARALIAGLKDGGPRRLIFVGGSGSLEVAPGTWVLDVPHFPPALRPIALDHAHALEVFRKEGQALEWTYFSPAAMIHPGERTGRFRLGGDRLVADAQGDSRISAEDYAVALLDELENPRHVRKRFTIGY, from the coding sequence ATGAACATCGCCCTCTTCGGCGCGTCCGGCATGATCGGGCGTCGCATCCTGGACGAGGCCCTAGAGCGGGGTCACCGCGTGCGGGCGATCGTCCGCGATCCGTCGCGGTTGGAGGATCGGCCCGAGGGGCTGACGGTCGAGGTCGGCGACATCCTCGATCCGGCGAGTGTCGCCGAAGCGGCGAGCGGGTGTGGCGCGGTGGTCAGCGCCTTCGGCGTCCGGGCCGATCAGGGGCCGGGGGCCGTCGCGCGGGCGGCGCGGGCCTTGATCGCGGGGCTGAAGGACGGCGGCCCTCGGCGGCTGATCTTCGTCGGCGGATCCGGCAGCCTGGAGGTCGCGCCGGGGACGTGGGTTCTGGACGTCCCCCACTTCCCCCCCGCCTTGCGACCGATCGCCCTGGACCACGCCCACGCGCTGGAGGTCTTCCGCAAGGAGGGCCAGGCCCTCGAATGGACCTACTTCAGCCCCGCCGCCATGATCCACCCCGGCGAGCGGACCGGCCGGTTCCGCCTCGGCGGCGACCGCCTCGTCGCCGACGCCCAGGGCGACAGCCGAATCTCGGCCGAGGACTACGCCGTCGCCCTCCTCGACGAACTGGAGAACCCCCGGCACGTCCGCAAACGGTTCACGATCGGCTATTGA